A region of Allocoleopsis franciscana PCC 7113 DNA encodes the following proteins:
- a CDS encoding LapA family protein: protein MRQINFLIIFAMCLALVLFSLENTEPAVIRIVNGVQVQAPIAIELILAMGLGAILAWLFSIWTRLQQQLQSLKAKRQIRSKEEQIEKLEQDVERYKAEVEQLELPALSASKTLSEEVAG from the coding sequence ATGCGACAGATTAATTTTTTGATTATTTTTGCTATGTGCTTGGCGTTGGTATTATTTAGTTTGGAAAATACCGAGCCGGCTGTGATTCGCATTGTTAATGGTGTTCAGGTGCAAGCCCCGATTGCGATTGAACTCATCTTGGCTATGGGGCTAGGGGCGATCCTGGCTTGGCTGTTCAGCATCTGGACAAGGTTACAACAGCAGCTACAATCCCTTAAAGCTAAACGCCAGATCCGTTCCAAAGAAGAGCAAATTGAAAAATTGGAGCAAGACGTGGAACGCTACAAGGCAGAAGTTGAACAGTTAGAGTTACCCGCTTTATCGGCTTCTAAAACCTTGTCAGAAGAAGTTGCAGGTTGA
- the nuoK gene encoding NADH-quinone oxidoreductase subunit NuoK — MHLQLQYFLLLAAALFCIGIYGLITSRNAVRVLMSIELMLNAVNLNLMGFSNFIDPQEIKGQVFTVFVITVAAAEAAVGLAIVLSIYRNRETVDMEQFNLLKW, encoded by the coding sequence ATGCACCTCCAACTTCAATACTTCTTACTTTTAGCGGCTGCTTTGTTCTGTATTGGCATTTATGGCTTAATTACAAGTCGCAATGCTGTTCGAGTGCTGATGTCAATCGAACTAATGCTAAATGCCGTGAACCTGAATTTAATGGGGTTCTCCAACTTTATTGATCCACAAGAGATTAAAGGTCAGGTTTTTACGGTATTTGTTATTACTGTGGCAGCAGCAGAAGCAGCAGTCGGTTTAGCGATTGTGCTTTCGATTTACCGCAACCGTGAGACGGTGGATATGGAGCAATTTAACCTGCTCAAGTGGTAA
- a CDS encoding NADH-quinone oxidoreductase subunit J produces MNLAEGVQLVSFGILSVMMIGTALGVVLLSNIVYSAFLLGGVFVSIAGLYLLLNADFVAAAQLLIYVGAVNVLILFAIMLVNKREDFAPMANRWIRQGTTALVCTGLFVLLSTMVLATPWSVYTGVPIIGDSSVVKIGMHFFSDFLLPFELASVLLLMAMVGAIILARRDYIPEELIPRDSGTATASTLPERPRELVSAAGTTPRER; encoded by the coding sequence GTGAATCTAGCGGAAGGAGTTCAGCTTGTTTCATTTGGCATATTGTCAGTGATGATGATTGGGACCGCTTTGGGCGTTGTTTTACTTTCCAACATCGTCTACTCGGCTTTTTTATTGGGTGGTGTCTTCGTCAGCATTGCCGGTTTATATCTTTTACTCAATGCTGACTTTGTGGCAGCGGCACAATTATTGATTTATGTTGGGGCTGTTAACGTCCTCATTTTGTTTGCCATCATGCTGGTGAACAAGCGAGAGGATTTTGCGCCAATGGCTAATCGCTGGATTCGCCAAGGAACAACCGCACTCGTTTGTACCGGTTTGTTTGTACTCCTGAGCACAATGGTACTGGCGACACCGTGGTCTGTTTATACGGGTGTTCCTATCATTGGTGACAGTTCGGTGGTGAAGATTGGGATGCATTTCTTCAGCGACTTTTTATTGCCGTTTGAGTTAGCATCTGTTTTGTTGTTAATGGCAATGGTGGGTGCAATTATCTTGGCACGTCGGGATTATATTCCAGAGGAACTCATCCCTCGTGATAGTGGTACAGCAACGGCTTCAACGTTGCCAGAACGCCCGCGTGAATTGGTGTCAGCCGCTGGTACGACTCCAAGAGAACGTTAA
- a CDS encoding DUF6745 domain-containing protein yields MRHQQITELTPEQQALMPIIRDEWIRIGLDITPINPQKAEHAIALAYKSARLKPPQKILWFKNPVEALTYIASEADLRKEAIRAAVFNTAFNTVRAAVGDAIRYVIEDAIAEAVEAAVEDTLFNVEMAVKEAVGEAVFDQIGSAWGLQDVQSLARYAYFDAIGVDCSKLKGLWATAKHCGWWWAFKNIAVVTPKPSMIHLDEQGRLHGLGVPAVAYERFNVYAYHGVRLPEKYGAVQPHQWQAKWLLEENNTELRRILIQEIGYVRICQELQALELDSWQEYTLLKIDSDVDVEPIHLLKMTCPSTGYIHALRVPPDVQSVREAIAWVNWGINSEEFSVQT; encoded by the coding sequence ATGAGACACCAACAAATTACCGAACTCACACCAGAACAACAAGCCCTCATGCCTATAATTCGGGATGAGTGGATACGCATTGGTTTAGATATAACACCGATTAATCCTCAAAAAGCCGAACATGCGATCGCGCTGGCTTATAAGAGCGCTCGATTAAAGCCACCTCAAAAAATCTTGTGGTTTAAGAATCCTGTGGAGGCGCTAACTTATATCGCTTCTGAGGCAGATCTTCGCAAGGAGGCTATCCGGGCTGCCGTCTTCAATACGGCTTTTAATACGGTGAGAGCGGCTGTCGGGGATGCAATTCGGTACGTGATCGAAGATGCGATCGCAGAGGCTGTGGAAGCTGCTGTTGAGGATACTCTCTTCAATGTCGAGATGGCTGTTAAGGAAGCTGTTGGAGAGGCTGTCTTCGATCAGATTGGAAGTGCCTGGGGTTTACAGGATGTGCAATCACTGGCTAGATATGCCTACTTTGATGCAATTGGCGTTGATTGCTCGAAGCTAAAAGGGTTATGGGCTACGGCTAAGCACTGCGGTTGGTGGTGGGCGTTTAAAAATATTGCGGTTGTTACGCCTAAACCTTCAATGATTCACTTAGATGAACAGGGAAGATTGCATGGATTAGGAGTACCTGCGGTTGCCTATGAGAGATTCAATGTGTACGCCTATCATGGGGTAAGATTACCGGAAAAATATGGAGCAGTTCAGCCGCATCAGTGGCAAGCTAAGTGGTTATTAGAAGAGAACAACACTGAGCTGAGACGAATATTAATTCAGGAAATTGGTTACGTCCGAATTTGTCAGGAGTTACAAGCCCTTGAATTAGATTCTTGGCAAGAATACACCCTCTTGAAAATCGATTCTGATGTGGATGTGGAGCCAATTCATCTCTTAAAAATGACCTGTCCTAGCACGGGATACATCCATGCCTTACGTGTTCCGCCTGATGTGCAATCAGTTAGAGAAGCGATTGCATGGGTCAATTGGGGAATAAATTCAGAGGAGTTTTCTGTACAAACTTGA
- the ndhI gene encoding NAD(P)H-quinone oxidoreductase subunit I: MKFLKQVGDYAKETVQAARYIGQGLSVTFDHMQRRPVTVQYPYEKLIPSERFRGRIHFEFDKCISCEVCVRVCPINLPVVDYDFDKASKKKKLKSYSIDFGVCIFCANCIEYCPTNCLSATEEYEISTYERHELNYDNVAMGRLPYKVTQDPMVTPLRELAYLPKGVLDPHDLPQGSQRAGLRPEQIAQQMEPKKEETTQK, translated from the coding sequence CTGAAGTTCCTTAAACAAGTTGGCGACTACGCCAAAGAAACCGTTCAAGCCGCCCGCTATATTGGTCAAGGTCTATCGGTTACCTTCGACCACATGCAACGGCGTCCGGTCACAGTACAGTATCCTTACGAGAAACTTATCCCTTCCGAGCGGTTTCGCGGTCGGATTCACTTTGAGTTTGATAAGTGTATTTCTTGCGAAGTCTGTGTTCGGGTTTGTCCAATTAACCTACCTGTTGTAGACTACGACTTTGACAAAGCTAGCAAGAAGAAAAAACTCAAGAGCTACAGCATTGATTTCGGGGTTTGTATCTTCTGCGCCAACTGTATCGAATACTGCCCAACCAACTGTCTATCCGCAACCGAAGAGTACGAAATCTCTACCTATGAGCGCCACGAACTCAACTATGACAATGTGGCAATGGGAAGGCTACCGTACAAAGTGACACAAGACCCAATGGTCACTCCCTTACGCGAACTCGCTTACCTGCCGAAGGGTGTTTTAGACCCCCACGATTTGCCTCAAGGTTCTCAACGCGCTGGTTTGCGTCCAGAGCAAATTGCTCAGCAGATGGAACCCAAGAAAGAAGAAACGACACAGAAATAG
- a CDS encoding DUF924 family protein: MSPSMHLLPAPEILDFWFGQPDEDGYGKSRKIWFIKNPEFDEEVRSRFLPTYQQAAAGELDSWKASPHTCLALILLLDQFPRNLFRGQPQAFATDSLALAYAQHAVANGFDQELLPIQRQFIYLPFEHSENLAHQHQCLELFSTLKDEPECVSGIDYAHRHFQVIERFGRFPHRNQILGRETTPEEGEFLKQPGSSF, encoded by the coding sequence ATGTCGCCATCCATGCATTTATTGCCAGCCCCGGAAATTTTAGACTTTTGGTTTGGGCAACCGGATGAGGACGGTTATGGCAAATCCCGAAAAATCTGGTTTATCAAGAACCCAGAATTCGATGAAGAAGTGCGATCGCGCTTTTTGCCCACTTATCAACAAGCCGCCGCCGGTGAACTGGACTCCTGGAAGGCATCACCCCACACCTGTTTAGCACTGATTCTCCTGCTCGATCAATTCCCCCGCAACCTGTTTCGCGGACAACCCCAAGCCTTTGCGACTGACTCACTCGCGCTGGCTTACGCCCAACATGCGGTTGCCAACGGTTTCGACCAAGAATTGCTGCCCATACAACGACAGTTTATCTACCTACCCTTTGAACACAGTGAGAACCTAGCGCATCAGCATCAGTGTTTAGAGTTGTTCTCAACCTTGAAAGATGAGCCAGAATGTGTAAGTGGTATCGATTATGCCCACCGTCACTTCCAAGTCATTGAACGTTTTGGGCGTTTTCCTCATCGCAACCAGATTTTAGGTCGAGAAACCACTCCAGAAGAAGGAGAATTTCTCAAACAACCGGGTTCATCCTTTTAG
- a CDS encoding class I SAM-dependent methyltransferase, with protein MEDKYPERKLSEEERFKSDYFSYFEQPENATRYTPTVYFIEEAFKERPYSLLDLGCGNGALLKYLPSRCNYVGLDHSEYAIKYCLELYPNRTFVCQDLSVFIEKLAAQNKKFDAVVLSGMIFHTVDKESQHHKNEQEIIQFCLDNIIRDKGYLVIIIGFNYGDHPAHSLFVRAKWLHDLAEKILKTTKAKIVYENMSLQLGLEERIIQQKVMPDWFVPDSTTDYSSEFAGTYMASWTFIASPLSGKN; from the coding sequence ATGGAAGATAAGTACCCTGAACGGAAGTTGTCTGAAGAAGAGCGTTTTAAGTCTGACTATTTTTCTTACTTTGAACAGCCGGAAAATGCTACTCGCTATACACCAACAGTTTATTTTATAGAAGAGGCTTTTAAAGAAAGGCCCTACTCTTTACTGGATCTGGGGTGTGGGAATGGGGCTTTGCTCAAATATCTACCTTCTCGATGTAACTATGTGGGGCTAGATCACAGCGAATATGCAATTAAATACTGTTTAGAGCTATATCCCAACAGAACCTTTGTTTGTCAAGATTTATCAGTTTTTATTGAGAAACTTGCGGCTCAAAATAAAAAGTTTGATGCTGTGGTGCTTTCCGGCATGATATTTCATACCGTTGATAAAGAAAGCCAACACCACAAGAATGAGCAAGAAATCATTCAGTTTTGTCTCGACAACATAATCAGAGACAAAGGATATCTAGTCATAATTATAGGCTTTAACTATGGCGACCATCCAGCTCATAGTTTGTTTGTTCGAGCGAAATGGTTACACGATTTAGCAGAAAAAATCCTGAAAACAACCAAGGCAAAAATTGTTTACGAGAACATGTCCCTACAGCTAGGATTAGAAGAAAGAATTATACAGCAAAAAGTGATGCCTGACTGGTTTGTTCCGGATAGCACTACTGACTATTCAAGTGAGTTTGCTGGAACATATATGGCAAGTTGGACATTTATTGCCTCTCCTTTATCCGGGAAAAATTAG
- a CDS encoding sugar phosphate nucleotidyltransferase: MKAMILAAGKGTRVRPITYTIPKPLIPILQKPVMEFLLELLRRHGCDQVVVNVSHLANEIESYFRDGQRFGVQIAYSFEGRIVDGQLVGEALGSAGGMRRIHDFYPFFDDTFVVLCGDALIDLDLTAAVKMHKEKGAIATIVTKTVPLEQVPSYGVVVTDETGRVKAFQEKPSVEEALSTNINTGIYIFEPEVLDYIPSGQEYDIGGELFPKLVEMGAPFYAVPMDFEWVDIGKVPDYWHAIRSVLRGDIKNVQIPGKEVFPGIYAGLNVAVNWDKVDIQGPVYIGGMTHIEDGAKIIGPTMIGPNCWICSGATVDNSVIFEYSRLGAGVRLVDKLVFGRYCVDKTGATIDVQAAALDWLITDTRRTLPSQEPAERQAIAELLGTDG; this comes from the coding sequence ATGAAAGCCATGATTCTAGCGGCTGGTAAGGGGACACGGGTTCGCCCCATCACCTACACCATCCCCAAACCCCTGATTCCCATCCTGCAAAAACCAGTGATGGAATTTTTACTAGAACTGCTACGACGGCATGGCTGTGACCAAGTTGTCGTTAACGTCAGTCATCTAGCTAACGAAATTGAAAGTTATTTCCGTGATGGACAGCGCTTCGGTGTCCAGATTGCTTATTCATTTGAAGGTCGAATTGTAGATGGGCAACTGGTGGGAGAAGCCCTCGGTTCGGCTGGCGGAATGCGGCGTATCCATGACTTTTATCCCTTTTTTGATGATACGTTTGTGGTTCTGTGTGGCGATGCCCTGATTGACCTGGACTTAACGGCAGCGGTGAAGATGCACAAAGAAAAAGGTGCAATTGCTACCATCGTGACCAAAACTGTGCCCCTAGAGCAGGTTCCTAGCTACGGTGTCGTTGTCACGGACGAAACCGGTCGGGTTAAAGCTTTTCAGGAAAAGCCCTCCGTGGAGGAAGCGCTCAGTACCAATATCAACACCGGTATTTATATTTTTGAGCCAGAAGTTTTAGATTATATACCCTCTGGTCAAGAATATGACATCGGTGGTGAGTTATTTCCGAAATTAGTGGAAATGGGCGCTCCGTTTTATGCGGTGCCTATGGATTTTGAGTGGGTGGATATCGGCAAAGTTCCCGACTATTGGCACGCCATTCGCAGTGTCCTCCGGGGCGATATCAAGAATGTGCAGATTCCAGGTAAAGAAGTGTTTCCAGGCATCTACGCCGGATTGAATGTGGCGGTTAATTGGGACAAGGTGGATATCCAAGGCCCGGTTTATATTGGTGGCATGACTCATATCGAAGATGGGGCGAAGATAATTGGCCCCACGATGATTGGCCCCAATTGCTGGATTTGTAGCGGCGCAACCGTTGATAACAGCGTGATTTTTGAATACTCCCGTCTAGGAGCTGGAGTGCGCTTGGTTGATAAGCTGGTGTTTGGTCGTTACTGTGTGGACAAGACCGGTGCCACCATTGACGTTCAGGCCGCTGCCTTGGATTGGTTGATTACCGACACTCGTCGGACTCTGCCCTCCCAGGAACCCGCCGAACGGCAGGCGATCGCAGAACTTCTGGGAACGGATGGGTAG
- a CDS encoding ABC-ATPase domain-containing protein yields MTNRETLRQLLLQLDNRSYKAYRDIKGRYQFPDFTLIIDRVQGDPFASPSQLRVQLPHSVAGFPPNLYQTRSREIALRDYLTRQFAKAAQELSSRRGTGKSGMMAIVPVGQSVLDRTSALITPEFLEVRFVVGLPARGRSILGRQAVEMLCEDIPEIVDKALKYQSLNPNPIQQQVETVEDADGLRQQLSERGLVAFIPDGAMLPRRSGVDERPLLTEAVPFHSPEPLRVEFTCPNRGLVTGMGIPAGITLIVGGGYHGKSTLLRAIELGVYNHIPEDGRELVVTDAGAMKIRAEDGRSIVGVDISPFINQLPQGRSTRQFSTTNASGSTSQAANIMEALEAGATLLLVDEDTAATNFMIRDRRMQQLIAKDKEPITPLIDKIRQLYTDYGVSTILVMGGSGDYFDVADTVIAMENFQPDDVTAKAKAIAQQHQTERTPEGGETFGHITPRIPLAESIDPSRGQRDVKLKVRDVDEVVFGTEEIDLAAVEQIVERGQLRAIASAIVYAKEEYIKGQRPLPEILNQVMADIETQGLDILSHLPEGDLVLFRRFELAAALNRLRSLKVR; encoded by the coding sequence ATGACAAATCGAGAGACTCTGCGCCAACTTCTTTTGCAACTCGATAACAGAAGCTACAAAGCCTATCGAGATATTAAAGGACGCTACCAGTTTCCCGACTTTACCCTAATTATCGATCGCGTCCAAGGCGATCCCTTCGCCAGTCCCAGCCAATTGCGGGTGCAACTCCCTCATTCCGTTGCGGGTTTTCCCCCCAATCTCTACCAAACCCGCAGCCGAGAAATTGCCCTCCGAGATTACCTCACTCGTCAGTTTGCCAAAGCCGCACAGGAACTCAGCAGTCGGCGGGGGACTGGCAAGAGTGGAATGATGGCGATTGTGCCGGTGGGACAATCGGTACTCGATCGCACTTCCGCTTTGATTACCCCTGAATTCCTCGAAGTTCGCTTTGTGGTTGGCTTACCCGCACGGGGACGTAGTATCTTGGGGCGTCAAGCGGTGGAAATGCTTTGTGAAGATATCCCCGAAATTGTTGACAAAGCGCTCAAATATCAGTCTTTAAATCCAAACCCAATTCAGCAGCAGGTGGAAACCGTCGAAGATGCCGACGGCTTGCGTCAACAATTGTCAGAACGGGGACTGGTTGCCTTTATTCCCGATGGGGCGATGCTGCCGCGACGCAGTGGGGTGGATGAACGCCCTTTACTCACGGAAGCAGTCCCCTTCCATTCCCCAGAACCCTTGCGGGTGGAATTCACCTGTCCTAATCGGGGGTTAGTCACGGGCATGGGCATTCCTGCGGGGATTACCCTGATTGTCGGCGGTGGCTATCATGGCAAGTCTACCTTACTCCGAGCGATTGAGTTAGGCGTTTACAACCACATCCCGGAAGATGGACGGGAGTTGGTGGTGACTGATGCGGGGGCGATGAAGATTCGGGCGGAGGATGGACGAAGTATTGTCGGTGTGGATATTTCGCCGTTTATTAACCAGTTACCTCAAGGTCGTTCTACCCGTCAATTTTCCACCACCAATGCCAGTGGAAGTACTTCGCAAGCGGCAAACATTATGGAAGCGTTGGAAGCGGGGGCAACGTTACTGCTGGTGGACGAGGACACGGCGGCAACTAACTTTATGATTCGCGATCGCCGAATGCAGCAGTTGATTGCCAAGGATAAAGAACCGATTACACCCTTGATCGACAAGATACGACAACTCTATACCGATTATGGTGTCTCCACGATTTTAGTGATGGGTGGCAGTGGCGATTACTTTGATGTGGCGGATACGGTGATTGCGATGGAAAACTTCCAACCCGATGATGTTACGGCAAAAGCCAAGGCGATCGCACAGCAACACCAAACAGAACGCACTCCTGAAGGCGGCGAAACGTTTGGGCACATTACACCCCGCATCCCCTTAGCCGAAAGTATAGACCCTAGTCGCGGTCAGCGCGATGTCAAGTTGAAAGTCCGGGATGTCGATGAGGTGGTATTTGGGACTGAGGAGATTGATTTAGCGGCAGTGGAGCAAATTGTGGAGAGAGGGCAATTGAGAGCGATCGCATCTGCTATTGTTTACGCGAAGGAGGAATATATTAAAGGACAGCGTCCACTGCCAGAGATTCTTAATCAGGTGATGGCAGATATTGAGACACAAGGATTAGATATTCTCAGTCATTTGCCGGAAGGGGATTTAGTTTTATTTCGCCGCTTTGAACTGGCGGCGGCTTTAAATCGCTTGCGATCGCTCAAAGTGAGGTGA
- a CDS encoding segregation/condensation protein A, giving the protein MTGTPATEAIALLIDLAQRGEIDPWDVQVIEVIDRYLSTLALGNETDKGRRDADLSQSGQAFLWASMLVLLKADTLRRLEEPEDLDFTELQEEIDTSAEARLPLHLERHLRRRRAAPPLKRRPVTLSELIEQLQQMATQLGDGDSPVRSRALRPRPQSRSQAAKAIAHLAHDENLTELAMHLEGFISQHWQELSAGKDWLNLEQLLEWWTLSPAASDRADSLGDSLTTHAASVEATEIKTSDRVGVFWALLLLSAQSKVELHQEEFYQDLKIRALT; this is encoded by the coding sequence ATGACTGGAACACCGGCGACTGAAGCGATCGCTCTTCTGATTGATTTAGCACAGCGAGGAGAAATTGACCCTTGGGATGTGCAAGTAATTGAGGTGATTGACCGCTATTTAAGTACTCTGGCACTTGGAAATGAGACCGACAAGGGACGCCGTGATGCGGATTTATCCCAGTCGGGGCAAGCTTTTTTGTGGGCATCCATGCTGGTTTTACTCAAAGCCGATACCTTAAGGCGTTTAGAGGAGCCAGAGGATCTCGATTTCACCGAACTCCAGGAGGAGATCGACACCTCAGCAGAAGCGCGATTGCCCCTGCATCTAGAACGTCATCTGCGCCGCCGCAGAGCCGCCCCGCCTCTCAAGAGACGCCCGGTGACACTTTCTGAGCTGATTGAGCAATTGCAGCAGATGGCGACACAACTAGGGGATGGAGACTCTCCTGTACGCTCTCGTGCGCTTCGTCCCCGTCCTCAATCTCGAAGTCAGGCGGCTAAAGCGATCGCCCATCTGGCTCACGATGAAAATCTCACCGAACTCGCCATGCATCTCGAAGGCTTTATCTCCCAGCATTGGCAAGAACTTTCGGCAGGAAAAGATTGGCTAAATTTAGAACAACTGTTAGAGTGGTGGACGTTGTCACCAGCCGCGTCGGATCGAGCCGATTCCCTTGGGGATAGCTTGACGACCCACGCAGCATCCGTTGAGGCAACTGAAATAAAAACCAGCGATCGGGTCGGAGTCTTCTGGGCACTGCTACTCTTGTCGGCTCAGTCCAAGGTAGAGTTACACCAAGAGGAGTTTTACCAAGACTTAAAAATCCGGGCGCTGACGTAA
- the nuoH gene encoding NADH-quinone oxidoreductase subunit NuoH, giving the protein MNPGIDLQGNFIESLRDLGIPPGAAKAIWMPLPMFLMIIGTTVGVLVLVWLERKISAAAQQRIGPEYAGPLGVLQPVADGLKLVFKEDIVPAKADRWLFTLGPILVVLPVFLSYLIVPFGQNLVITDVGTGIFLWIALSSVQPIGLLMSGYASNNKYSLLGGLRAAAQSISYEIPLALAVLAVVLMSNSLSTIDIVEQQSGYGILGWNIWRQPVGFLIFWISALAECERLPFDLPEAEEELVAGYQTEYAGMKFALFYIGSYVNLVLSALLVAVLYLGGWEFPIPLDQLANWLGVSETSSWLQVITASLGISMTLLKAYFLVFIAILLRWTLPRVRIDQLLNLGWKFLLPIGLVNLLLTAALKLAFPFAFGG; this is encoded by the coding sequence ATGAATCCAGGAATTGACCTCCAAGGAAATTTTATTGAATCGCTTAGGGACTTGGGCATCCCACCGGGTGCGGCTAAAGCCATTTGGATGCCGCTACCGATGTTTCTCATGATTATCGGTACAACGGTGGGCGTCTTGGTACTTGTCTGGCTAGAACGGAAAATTTCTGCTGCGGCTCAACAGCGGATTGGCCCCGAATACGCCGGTCCCCTGGGTGTTCTCCAGCCTGTAGCAGATGGTCTGAAGCTAGTCTTTAAAGAAGACATTGTCCCTGCTAAAGCGGATCGGTGGCTCTTTACACTCGGACCCATCCTTGTCGTTTTGCCTGTGTTTCTGTCCTACTTAATTGTGCCTTTTGGACAGAACCTCGTCATCACTGATGTGGGAACAGGAATCTTCTTATGGATTGCTTTATCCAGCGTTCAGCCGATTGGTCTGTTAATGTCAGGCTATGCCTCCAACAATAAATACTCGCTGTTGGGTGGCTTGAGGGCGGCAGCACAATCGATTAGTTACGAAATTCCTCTAGCGCTGGCAGTCCTCGCTGTTGTGCTGATGTCCAACAGCCTGAGCACCATTGATATTGTGGAGCAGCAATCGGGCTACGGCATTTTAGGTTGGAACATTTGGCGTCAACCCGTGGGTTTCCTGATCTTTTGGATTTCCGCTTTGGCAGAATGTGAGCGACTACCCTTTGACCTTCCGGAAGCGGAAGAAGAACTCGTGGCTGGGTATCAAACCGAGTACGCTGGGATGAAATTTGCTCTGTTTTATATCGGTTCCTACGTCAACTTAGTGCTTTCTGCCTTACTCGTTGCCGTTCTGTACCTGGGTGGCTGGGAATTTCCTATTCCTCTCGATCAGTTAGCCAATTGGCTGGGTGTGAGTGAAACCAGTTCTTGGTTGCAGGTAATCACTGCATCACTGGGGATTAGTATGACCCTCCTTAAGGCATATTTTCTGGTCTTTATTGCCATTTTGCTGCGCTGGACTCTTCCCCGCGTTCGTATTGACCAGCTTCTTAATCTAGGATGGAAGTTCCTGCTTCCCATCGGTCTGGTTAATCTACTCCTGACTGCCGCCCTTAAATTAGCATTTCCTTTTGCCTTTGGTGGTTAG
- a CDS encoding AI-2E family transporter, with protein sequence MSRYPHLFPLHRWTSVQRLLFFALSGPIVALNLWILSQLFRYFEHLIALLTISAILAFLLNYPVRFIARFYRSRSQAVIVVLLITLTLLIILGITLVPIVIDQFTQLLNNIPAWLDTSNDNLDKLETWAKARRLPLNIKSLSNRLNTRIENEVQVLATQVVGFALGTLSGLFDTILVIVLAFYMLLYGASLWRGLINLLPSKIGIPFSESLRLNFQNFFISQILLALFMVATLTPIFLALRVPFALLFALLIGVAEFIPFIGATLGIGLVTILVMLNSFWLGIRVAIAAVVMQQIKDNILAPRLMGEFIGLNPIVIFIALLVGGQLAGVLGVIVAVPIAGTLKGTLDAMRLLHQPAVVTTDTITPEPSSPVQVEE encoded by the coding sequence ATGAGCCGCTATCCCCATCTATTTCCCCTGCACCGTTGGACTTCTGTGCAACGCCTTCTGTTTTTTGCTCTCTCCGGTCCGATTGTGGCACTCAATCTCTGGATTTTGTCCCAACTCTTTCGGTATTTTGAACACCTCATTGCCTTGCTGACTATTTCAGCCATTCTTGCCTTTCTGCTCAACTATCCTGTCCGATTTATAGCCCGGTTTTACCGAAGTCGGTCTCAGGCTGTGATTGTTGTTTTACTGATCACCTTGACACTATTGATCATTCTCGGAATCACACTAGTGCCCATTGTAATCGACCAATTTACCCAACTGTTAAACAATATCCCAGCTTGGTTAGACACCAGTAATGATAATCTCGACAAATTAGAAACTTGGGCAAAAGCACGCCGTTTGCCACTCAACATTAAATCTCTAAGCAATCGCCTTAATACTCGTATCGAAAATGAAGTTCAAGTCCTGGCAACTCAAGTCGTTGGATTTGCTCTAGGAACCCTATCCGGACTCTTCGATACTATCTTAGTTATTGTTCTGGCCTTTTATATGCTGCTTTATGGTGCCAGCCTTTGGCGAGGTCTAATTAACTTACTCCCCTCTAAAATAGGGATACCTTTTAGCGAATCCTTGCGGCTGAACTTTCAGAATTTTTTTATCAGCCAAATCCTTCTAGCCTTATTTATGGTCGCTACCCTAACTCCAATTTTTTTGGCATTAAGGGTTCCTTTTGCTCTGCTTTTTGCCCTGCTCATTGGCGTCGCTGAATTCATTCCTTTTATTGGTGCCACTTTGGGTATTGGTTTGGTTACAATTTTAGTTATGCTCAACAGCTTTTGGTTAGGGATTCGCGTTGCCATCGCTGCTGTTGTTATGCAGCAAATCAAAGATAATATTCTTGCCCCTAGATTAATGGGTGAATTTATTGGACTTAATCCCATTGTGATTTTTATTGCTTTATTAGTAGGAGGTCAGCTAGCTGGTGTGCTTGGCGTGATTGTTGCAGTCCCCATTGCTGGAACCCTTAAGGGCACGCTGGATGCCATGCGCCTACTGCACCAGCCCGCAGTCGTAACCACCGACACGATTACCCCTGAACCCTCTAGTCCTGTGCAAGTTGAGGAGTAA